In Sphingobacterium thalpophilum, a genomic segment contains:
- a CDS encoding SDR family NAD(P)-dependent oxidoreductase, translating to MATSKIALVTGGSRGLGRNMAVSLAKKGIDVILTYNSNQEEADHVVATIQSLGQHAAAFQLDAGNVQSFDLFIEGVTQHIKQETGQPNFDFLINNAGTALYAPFMETTEEQFDTAYNIHYKGVFFLTQKVLPYLNDGGRIINISSGLARFAFPGSSAYGSMKGAIEVLTRYQQDLNVKN from the coding sequence GTAACAGGCGGAAGCCGTGGTTTAGGTAGAAACATGGCTGTTAGCCTTGCAAAAAAAGGAATCGATGTCATTCTAACCTACAATAGCAATCAGGAGGAAGCAGATCATGTAGTTGCTACGATACAATCTTTAGGTCAGCATGCAGCTGCATTCCAATTGGATGCAGGTAATGTGCAGTCTTTTGATCTCTTCATCGAAGGAGTTACACAGCATATAAAACAAGAAACAGGACAACCAAACTTCGATTTCCTAATCAATAATGCCGGAACAGCATTATATGCCCCTTTCATGGAAACTACGGAAGAGCAATTCGATACAGCTTATAATATCCATTATAAAGGGGTATTTTTTCTCACGCAGAAAGTTCTTCCCTATTTGAACGATGGTGGACGTATTATCAATATTTCTTCTGGTCTCGCACGTTTTGCATTTCCGGGATCATCTGCCTATGGCTCGATGAAAGGAGCAATCGAGGTACTGACGAGGTATCAACAGGACCTCAACGTGAAGAATTGA
- a CDS encoding Crp/Fnr family transcriptional regulator codes for MEQLLEYIRKFGQLDLREENLIRQAFEKKSVPKSSYFVACGKINNSIAFVESGVFRSLYYNSKGDDFTRYFIYEGRFIGDLQSFLDRTPSNDYIESLTDTEIWSLDFDNFTLLEKEIKVWPLLMAKLYGFVVESKLKTANTMMNLDAKDRYLLFLKLYPGLANRVPLAMLASYLGITASSLSRIRKNI; via the coding sequence ATGGAGCAATTACTGGAATACATCCGAAAATTTGGACAGCTCGATTTACGAGAAGAGAACTTAATTCGACAGGCATTCGAAAAAAAAAGTGTTCCAAAGTCAAGCTATTTTGTCGCTTGCGGTAAAATAAACAATAGCATTGCTTTTGTGGAATCGGGGGTATTCCGTTCGCTCTATTACAACAGTAAAGGTGACGATTTTACGCGTTATTTTATCTATGAAGGTCGTTTTATTGGAGATCTTCAGAGCTTCTTGGATCGAACACCGTCCAATGACTATATAGAATCCCTCACAGATACCGAGATCTGGAGCCTTGATTTTGACAATTTTACGCTCCTTGAAAAGGAAATTAAAGTTTGGCCATTGTTAATGGCCAAACTTTATGGTTTTGTAGTGGAAAGTAAGCTAAAAACGGCAAATACCATGATGAATCTCGATGCCAAAGACCGTTACCTCCTGTTCTTAAAGCTTTACCCTGGTTTGGCCAATCGTGTTCCATTAGCCATGTTAGCATCCTATTTAGGGATTACCGCATCATCCCTGAGCCGGATTCGGAAAAATATCTAG